One part of the Granulicella arctica genome encodes these proteins:
- the exaC gene encoding acetaldehyde dehydrogenase ExaC, producing the protein MATIPQIHPGKYGYLVEFKTRYGNFINGKWAAPEGGNYFENISPVTGKPFCEVPRSTAADIERALDAAHAAKGAWGKTSTAARARILEQIATRIDENLELLATVETWDNGKPIRETTAADIPLAADHFRYFAAAVRAQEGSISEIDGDTVAYHYHEPLGVIGQIIPWNFPILMAAWKLAPALAAGNCVVLKPAEQTPVSILVLMELIHDLLPAGVLNIVNGFGLEAGKPLASNARVNKVAFTGETTTGRLIMQYASQNIIPVTLELGGKSPNIFFADIMSADDALFDKALEGFVLFAFNQGEVCTAPSRALIQASIYDAFLERAIARVKKIKRGNPLDPATMIGAQASSEQLEKILSYIDIGKQEGAKLLTGGKRAVQEGDLADGYYVEPTVFEGHNKMRIFQEEIFGPVLSVTKFENDDEALAIANDTLYGLGAGVWTRDIHRAYRFGRGIQAGRVWTNCYHLYPAGAAFGGYKASGIGRENHKMMLDHYQQTKNQLISYNPNALGFF; encoded by the coding sequence ATGGCTACAATTCCCCAGATTCATCCCGGTAAGTATGGCTACCTTGTCGAGTTCAAGACGCGCTACGGCAACTTTATTAATGGGAAGTGGGCTGCTCCTGAGGGCGGCAACTATTTTGAGAATATCTCGCCGGTGACGGGCAAGCCGTTCTGCGAGGTGCCGCGCTCGACGGCGGCGGATATTGAGCGTGCGCTGGATGCGGCTCATGCGGCGAAGGGTGCGTGGGGCAAGACTTCGACGGCGGCGCGGGCGCGGATTCTGGAGCAGATCGCGACGCGTATCGACGAGAACCTGGAGCTGCTGGCGACCGTGGAGACGTGGGATAACGGGAAGCCGATCCGCGAGACGACGGCGGCGGATATTCCTCTGGCGGCGGACCACTTCCGCTACTTTGCGGCGGCGGTACGGGCGCAGGAGGGGAGCATCTCGGAGATCGACGGTGATACGGTGGCGTACCACTATCATGAGCCGCTGGGTGTGATCGGGCAGATCATTCCGTGGAACTTTCCGATCCTGATGGCGGCGTGGAAGCTGGCACCGGCGCTGGCGGCGGGCAACTGTGTGGTGCTAAAACCAGCGGAGCAGACACCGGTATCGATTCTGGTGCTGATGGAGTTGATTCACGATCTGCTGCCTGCGGGTGTGCTGAATATTGTGAATGGTTTTGGGTTGGAGGCGGGCAAGCCGCTGGCGTCGAATGCGCGGGTAAACAAGGTTGCGTTTACGGGGGAGACGACGACGGGTCGGTTGATTATGCAGTATGCGTCGCAGAATATTATTCCGGTGACGCTAGAGCTGGGTGGCAAGTCGCCGAACATCTTTTTTGCGGACATTATGAGCGCGGACGATGCGCTGTTCGACAAGGCGCTGGAAGGGTTTGTGCTGTTTGCGTTCAATCAGGGCGAGGTGTGTACGGCACCGTCGCGGGCGCTGATACAGGCGTCGATCTATGACGCGTTTCTTGAGCGGGCGATTGCTCGGGTGAAGAAGATCAAGCGTGGCAACCCGCTTGATCCGGCGACGATGATTGGGGCGCAGGCGTCGAGTGAGCAGTTGGAGAAGATTCTTTCGTACATCGACATTGGCAAGCAGGAGGGCGCGAAGCTGCTGACGGGTGGGAAGCGCGCGGTGCAGGAGGGCGATCTTGCGGACGGCTACTACGTCGAGCCGACGGTGTTTGAAGGGCATAACAAGATGCGCATCTTCCAGGAGGAGATCTTCGGGCCGGTGCTGTCGGTGACGAAGTTCGAGAACGATGATGAGGCGCTGGCGATTGCGAACGATACGTTGTATGGGCTTGGTGCTGGCGTGTGGACGCGGGATATTCATCGTGCGTACCGGTTTGGGCGGGGCATCCAGGCTGGACGTGTGTGGACGAACTGCTATCACCTGTACCCGGCGGGCGCGGCGTTTGGTGGGTATAAGGCGTCGGGGATCGGGAGAGAGAATCACAAGATGATGCTCGATCATTATCAGCAGACGAAGAATCAGTTGATCAGCTATAACCCGAATGCTTTGGGGTTCTTCTAA
- a CDS encoding sodium:solute symporter family protein yields the protein MNLYAAVLAVIVVTLLTVSLTRLGKVKTKADYLVAGRSLPAFVLVFTLLSSWIGSGSLLGGAENAYRHGFAALWQGGGGWAGLLLIYFIAPRARKFAQFTIPDLLEARYNQTARVLGVIAILFTYTAVTSYQFVGGGDILHLIFPTVITPVLGQFILAAFVIVFTAIAGMASVAYMDVAIGLLATFTMLAALPVLIHRAGGWAAVHASLPATHFQVLGDLSLMQGFELFLPTCLLLLGNQSMYQKFFSARSEKDATRAVVGWIIGTVILETVIVALALVGSSLFPTGEVHERPREILAYLGLHGFSGSPMLQLLGALLMGAIFAKIISTANNWIFSPATNLVNDIYLRYMKPDASNKKILIVSRLMVVLLGIWALYQSQHIQSVLKKSLYAYTIYSAALTPVILAAFFWKRATAQAAVASIAAGTVVTIFWDTAFIHAHVPAVLAERDAIFPALLASMLCLGIVSLFTPAPRAEQLQPFAEEAA from the coding sequence ATGAATCTTTATGCTGCCGTTCTCGCTGTCATCGTCGTTACCTTGCTGACCGTATCGCTGACGCGGCTCGGCAAGGTTAAAACCAAGGCAGATTATCTGGTCGCGGGACGCTCGCTTCCGGCGTTTGTGTTGGTGTTTACGCTGCTGTCGAGCTGGATCGGATCGGGCTCGCTGCTGGGCGGGGCGGAGAATGCGTATCGGCATGGTTTTGCGGCGCTGTGGCAGGGCGGCGGCGGATGGGCCGGGCTGCTGCTGATCTACTTCATCGCACCGCGGGCGCGGAAGTTTGCGCAGTTCACGATTCCCGACCTGCTGGAGGCGCGGTACAACCAGACCGCGCGGGTGCTGGGGGTGATCGCGATTCTGTTCACGTATACAGCGGTGACGAGCTACCAGTTTGTAGGCGGCGGAGATATTCTGCACCTTATCTTTCCGACAGTAATTACGCCAGTGCTTGGGCAATTTATTCTTGCGGCATTCGTCATTGTGTTTACGGCGATTGCGGGGATGGCTTCGGTTGCCTATATGGATGTGGCGATTGGGCTGCTGGCGACGTTTACGATGCTGGCGGCGCTGCCGGTGTTGATCCATCGCGCGGGCGGGTGGGCTGCTGTCCATGCGAGCCTTCCGGCGACGCACTTTCAGGTGCTCGGGGACCTATCGCTGATGCAGGGGTTTGAGCTGTTTCTTCCGACTTGCCTGCTGCTGCTGGGCAACCAGTCGATGTATCAGAAGTTCTTTTCGGCAAGGTCAGAGAAGGATGCGACACGGGCGGTGGTCGGATGGATTATCGGCACGGTGATTCTTGAAACTGTGATCGTTGCGCTTGCGTTGGTGGGGTCGAGCCTGTTTCCAACGGGTGAGGTTCATGAGCGTCCCCGCGAGATTCTTGCCTACCTTGGGCTGCACGGCTTTTCCGGGTCGCCGATGCTGCAGTTGCTGGGCGCGCTGCTGATGGGGGCGATCTTCGCAAAGATTATCTCGACTGCTAACAACTGGATCTTCTCTCCGGCTACGAACCTGGTCAATGATATTTATTTGCGTTATATGAAGCCGGATGCATCGAATAAAAAGATTCTGATCGTCAGCAGACTGATGGTGGTGCTGCTTGGCATCTGGGCTCTGTACCAGTCGCAGCATATTCAGTCGGTGCTGAAGAAGTCGCTGTATGCGTATACGATCTATTCCGCTGCGCTGACGCCGGTGATTCTTGCGGCGTTCTTCTGGAAACGGGCTACGGCGCAGGCAGCGGTGGCTTCGATCGCAGCGGGAACGGTCGTGACGATATTCTGGGATACGGCGTTTATCCATGCTCACGTTCCGGCAGTGCTGGCGGAGCGGGATGCGATCTTTCCGGCGCTGCTTGCTTCCATGCTATGCCTGGGGATCGTGAGTCTGTTCACGCCAGCGCCCCGCGCCGAGCAGTTACAGCCGTTCGCCGAGGAAGCTGCTTGA
- a CDS encoding aldo/keto reductase: MANTTNAKASGTFALGGDLHINRLGYGAMRLTGEGIWGEPKDIEGAKKVLQRAVELGVNFIDTSDAYGPAVNERLIGDALSPYAKGVIIATKGGLTRQGPNKWLPLGRPEYLRQEVELSLRYLKLERIDLWQLHRIDPKVPVEESLGEIAKLQQEGKIRHVGLSEVKPHEIDQARKVVDIVSVQNQYNLGDRQHEDVVEYCAKHNLGFIPWFPVAAGKLAQPGGKLDAAAKKHNATVSQLSLAWLLHRSPVILPIPGTSSVDHLEENVAASDLKLTEAEWAEIETSAK, translated from the coding sequence ATGGCAAACACGACCAACGCAAAAGCAAGTGGAACCTTCGCCCTCGGTGGCGATCTGCACATAAACCGCCTGGGTTACGGAGCGATGCGCCTCACCGGCGAAGGCATCTGGGGCGAACCCAAAGATATCGAAGGCGCGAAAAAAGTCCTCCAGCGTGCCGTCGAACTCGGCGTCAACTTCATCGATACATCCGACGCCTACGGCCCCGCCGTCAACGAGCGGCTTATCGGCGATGCCCTCTCGCCCTACGCAAAGGGCGTCATCATCGCGACGAAAGGTGGCCTCACCCGACAGGGGCCCAACAAGTGGCTCCCCCTGGGGCGTCCCGAGTATCTCCGCCAGGAGGTCGAGCTAAGCCTCCGCTACCTCAAGCTTGAGCGCATCGACCTCTGGCAGCTCCACCGCATCGACCCCAAGGTCCCCGTCGAAGAATCCCTCGGCGAGATCGCGAAGCTCCAGCAAGAGGGCAAGATCCGCCACGTCGGCCTCTCCGAGGTCAAACCGCACGAGATCGATCAGGCCCGCAAGGTCGTCGACATCGTCAGCGTGCAGAACCAGTACAACCTCGGCGACCGCCAGCACGAGGACGTCGTCGAATACTGCGCGAAGCACAACCTCGGCTTCATTCCATGGTTCCCCGTAGCCGCCGGCAAACTCGCACAACCCGGTGGCAAACTCGATGCCGCTGCAAAGAAACACAACGCCACCGTCAGCCAGTTATCGCTGGCATGGCTCCTCCACCGTTCACCCGTCATCCTTCCCATCCCCGGCACATCCTCTGTGGACCACCTAGAAGAGAACGTAGCCGCATCAGACCTAAAGCTCACAGAAGCAGAGTGGGCGGAGATCGAAACCTCCGCAAAGTAA
- a CDS encoding MBL fold metallo-hydrolase, which translates to MSTIAAPPAAPPPRGLWKHRPFAVQKIEQLVKLVHESHAEPLQGEPHPVELVQPGQTGVTFIGHSSFLLQVAGKNILVDPVFSTRLVVLRRQRRPGVTVASLPPIDLILLTHAHMDHLDKASLRAVIRATRRLTGTTPEVVVPHGVDDLVASMGFRKVHAMQWWDYLEIQGLGLTMTPCRHWGARMFRDTHRGYGGYCITGGGQSIYHSGDTAYFSGFAEIGTRLKPDVALLPIGAYFPDTYRTVHTSPEEAVRGFIDCGARWMIPMHFGTFRLGREPMDEPVQRLKAEARRLGIQSRIEVLAEGATLSLSTKGDIL; encoded by the coding sequence ATGAGCACGATAGCCGCTCCTCCTGCCGCACCTCCTCCTCGGGGACTCTGGAAACACCGCCCCTTCGCCGTCCAGAAGATCGAGCAACTGGTAAAGCTCGTACACGAAAGCCACGCCGAGCCGCTTCAAGGCGAGCCCCACCCGGTCGAACTCGTCCAGCCCGGCCAGACCGGTGTCACCTTCATCGGCCACTCCTCCTTCCTGTTACAGGTCGCCGGAAAGAACATTCTCGTGGACCCCGTCTTCTCCACGCGTCTCGTCGTCCTGCGTCGCCAACGGCGTCCTGGTGTCACCGTCGCATCCCTTCCTCCCATCGACCTCATCCTCCTCACCCACGCCCACATGGACCACCTCGACAAGGCATCCCTCCGCGCCGTCATCCGTGCCACCCGCCGGCTCACCGGGACAACCCCCGAGGTCGTCGTTCCCCACGGTGTCGACGACCTCGTAGCCAGCATGGGCTTCCGCAAGGTCCATGCCATGCAATGGTGGGACTACCTCGAAATCCAGGGCCTCGGCCTCACCATGACCCCCTGCCGTCATTGGGGCGCACGCATGTTCCGCGACACGCACCGTGGCTACGGCGGCTACTGCATCACCGGCGGCGGCCAGTCCATCTACCACTCAGGCGACACCGCCTACTTCAGCGGATTCGCCGAGATCGGCACGCGCCTCAAGCCAGACGTGGCCCTCCTGCCCATCGGAGCCTACTTCCCCGATACCTACCGCACCGTCCACACCAGCCCCGAAGAGGCCGTTCGCGGCTTCATCGACTGCGGCGCCCGTTGGATGATCCCCATGCACTTCGGCACCTTCCGCCTCGGCCGCGAGCCCATGGACGAGCCCGTCCAGCGCCTCAAAGCCGAAGCCCGCCGCCTCGGCATCCAGAGCCGCATCGAAGTCCTGGCGGAAGGCGCAACCCTGAGTCTTTCCACCAAAGGAGACATCCTATAG
- the ruvX gene encoding Holliday junction resolvase RuvX gives MALDVGKVRVGVALSDPLGYTAQPLLTLWRKGRGEDMRSLLRLIRKHDVVKIVVGNPLHMSGDISPWAAKVQEFAEELRQRSGLPVQLWDERLSSVAAHEILNEAGHSQRDRKYVIDQVAAVVILRGWMEAQEQAAALEQSGLHKKKVCDEE, from the coding sequence ATGGCATTGGATGTGGGTAAAGTGCGCGTAGGCGTGGCGCTATCGGACCCACTTGGCTACACAGCGCAACCACTACTGACGCTCTGGCGCAAAGGCCGCGGCGAAGATATGCGCAGCCTGCTGCGGCTGATTCGCAAGCATGATGTCGTCAAGATCGTAGTCGGGAATCCGCTGCATATGTCGGGAGACATAAGCCCATGGGCGGCAAAGGTGCAAGAGTTCGCAGAAGAACTGCGTCAACGCTCTGGTTTGCCCGTACAGCTATGGGATGAGAGGCTGAGTTCAGTTGCCGCGCACGAAATCCTCAACGAAGCCGGACATAGCCAGCGCGACCGCAAGTATGTGATCGACCAAGTCGCCGCAGTAGTGATTCTGCGCGGGTGGATGGAAGCTCAAGAGCAGGCGGCGGCTCTTGAGCAGAGCGGCCTTCACAAAAAGAAAGTTTGCGACGAGGAATAA
- a CDS encoding DUF779 domain-containing protein, whose product MEIVTIPEQVLATEAARALIASLEAEHGSLIFHQSGGCCDGSSPMCYPAGDLMIGDVDVLLGKVAGVPFYMSQGQFEYWKHTQLTLDVVPGRGGMFSVEGPRGLRFLIRSRVFTDAEIAALREAGRI is encoded by the coding sequence ATGGAGATTGTCACTATTCCTGAACAGGTGCTGGCGACGGAGGCGGCGCGAGCGTTGATCGCGAGCCTTGAGGCTGAACATGGTTCGCTGATCTTTCATCAGTCGGGTGGTTGCTGCGATGGGAGCTCGCCGATGTGCTATCCGGCGGGCGACCTGATGATCGGAGACGTCGATGTGCTGCTGGGGAAGGTGGCGGGGGTGCCGTTCTATATGAGCCAGGGTCAATTCGAATACTGGAAGCATACGCAGTTGACGCTGGACGTGGTGCCGGGACGTGGCGGCATGTTTTCGGTGGAGGGGCCGCGTGGGTTGCGGTTTCTGATTCGGTCGCGCGTGTTTACGGATGCGGAGATTGCGGCGCTGCGCGAGGCGGGGCGGATCTAG
- a CDS encoding TonB-dependent receptor, translating to MPYVRLVRRGACLSGTTFVIVFALFCCLLSSAHAQSTFGNIVGTVTDPQGAALPNATITLTNKGTSARRTGNTNSSGEYVFNILDAGEYQLTVELSGFSKAEFASIPLLARETKRIDAHLALGTAIETVEVTSGTGSVITTDTSSLATTKTGQELVDLPVAIFAHANGSTSPISTLTTNPGVQTDDSGNLVIAGATPALLSVTIDGISSVDVENSGPVNELFPSFNSISEIRVSETNNNAEYSGVADITTTSRGGTNSYHGGIFENHENTVLNAGNTSTGSKPKIIMNNFGGFLGGPLSVPHLYSGHDKTFFFLSYEALRLPRETPLVISVPTLAMRSGNVANYLAKQGVTQIYNYDGTTLDPTNVPVSPTAASLLSTLYPLPNSGSADNDQFNYAVNFPAPISSNQGDLRLDQNITSKQTAFARLTYKNRQVLSAPNPTCAGFCTNSGSPLTGGFSEPETDVGLTFAHTYLLTSALINEFRGGFNMTKVDTALNANTAQLLNETGITGVNNPDPVAAVPNVIINGFMVSGGANPSKQRSKVMQLLDNVTFNKSGHTMKFGFDFRRLTDHDDNVFGSQRSGQFNFNGSTDVGIAIGDPYTQFLLGYPDYTVLADVTNPNMDGLGYSYAWFAQDDWKITPKLTLNFGFRYELHPPLKEIHYDTAAFDPNYVNGATHGAVVVPNAQALTYTDTLFAQSIAPTPILTAAQDNLPEKLRYTAFNDIGPRIGFAWRPFAKTVIRGGWGRFIESPLGFSLVSGWSVHASFVPYYYNDYDNNGVPLLSFPSPFPTDRATAGAASFYYAFPIHYKDPSVQQWNLTYERDLGFSTGLRLSYTGSHGSNLETMEDLNQVPANSVGYYDTGTPGTPGYIHGVYDSRPYTDWQVLQSVYNSAESNYNSFSAVVEKQPSKGLQFQSSYVYTRDLSNEGGAAPTSLVGAGGNFLTDRFHPGLDYGNVIYDRRHRFLTTGLYDLPLGHNKTFVANGGRFMEGLVSGWQVGGVFIWQSGPFLTPYEQSDDPAGTNMVNVVGFTRPDRVAHTSFYAHGSQGRYPLFLNAAAFTLPGSNIGRFGNSTVGSVVGPGTVALSSSVIKGVNLSETLKLQFGISAANLFNHRNYAPPNMQVDTSSYGESSELQSAEGTGPRNVQITARLSF from the coding sequence ATGCCATACGTCCGTCTGGTACGCAGAGGTGCATGTCTTTCTGGAACGACCTTTGTTATCGTCTTCGCGCTGTTTTGCTGCTTGTTGAGCTCGGCCCATGCCCAATCCACCTTTGGAAATATCGTCGGCACGGTGACTGATCCCCAAGGTGCTGCTCTTCCCAATGCGACCATCACCCTGACCAACAAAGGAACCTCGGCCCGGCGCACCGGAAACACGAACAGTAGCGGCGAGTACGTCTTCAATATTCTCGACGCTGGAGAGTATCAACTCACGGTCGAGTTGTCCGGCTTCTCCAAGGCGGAGTTTGCCAGCATTCCACTGCTGGCTCGTGAGACAAAGCGTATCGATGCGCACCTGGCACTCGGGACTGCGATAGAAACGGTAGAGGTAACAAGCGGCACTGGCTCCGTCATTACAACCGATACCTCAAGCTTGGCGACGACGAAGACGGGACAAGAGCTTGTGGATCTCCCGGTCGCTATCTTTGCCCATGCAAATGGTTCGACTAGCCCGATCTCGACGTTGACGACGAACCCTGGTGTTCAGACAGACGACTCAGGCAATCTCGTTATCGCTGGTGCGACACCGGCGCTGCTCTCTGTCACGATTGATGGTATTTCCAGTGTGGATGTAGAGAACAGCGGTCCAGTGAATGAACTATTTCCCTCTTTCAACTCGATCTCTGAGATACGCGTCTCTGAGACCAACAATAATGCCGAGTACTCTGGCGTGGCGGATATTACAACAACCTCACGCGGCGGCACTAACAGCTATCACGGCGGCATCTTTGAGAATCATGAGAACACGGTGCTGAATGCCGGTAATACATCTACCGGATCGAAGCCGAAGATTATTATGAACAACTTCGGCGGCTTTCTTGGTGGCCCACTCTCCGTTCCACACCTCTACAGCGGTCACGACAAGACGTTCTTTTTCCTGAGCTACGAAGCACTTCGTCTTCCCCGCGAGACTCCGCTTGTTATAAGCGTGCCTACGCTTGCAATGCGCTCCGGCAATGTTGCGAATTATCTGGCAAAACAAGGGGTTACACAGATATACAACTACGACGGCACAACGCTTGATCCAACGAATGTGCCGGTTTCGCCGACAGCCGCCAGCCTGCTCAGCACCTTGTATCCCTTGCCGAACAGCGGCAGCGCGGACAATGATCAATTCAACTACGCCGTTAATTTTCCGGCGCCGATTAGCAGTAACCAGGGCGATCTGCGGCTTGACCAAAACATTACTTCGAAGCAGACTGCATTTGCTCGATTGACGTACAAGAACCGCCAGGTTTTGAGTGCGCCGAATCCGACGTGCGCGGGATTTTGCACGAACTCAGGCTCGCCGCTGACGGGCGGCTTTTCGGAGCCTGAGACAGATGTAGGCTTGACCTTCGCGCACACCTATCTTCTGACTTCGGCGCTCATTAATGAGTTCCGTGGGGGCTTTAATATGACCAAGGTCGATACGGCACTGAACGCGAACACTGCTCAGTTGCTCAATGAGACTGGGATTACAGGCGTGAACAATCCCGATCCTGTGGCTGCTGTCCCGAATGTCATCATCAACGGATTTATGGTGAGTGGTGGCGCGAATCCCTCTAAGCAGCGCTCCAAAGTCATGCAACTTCTCGACAACGTTACATTCAATAAGAGCGGCCACACGATGAAGTTCGGCTTCGACTTCCGCAGGCTTACCGATCACGACGATAACGTCTTTGGGAGTCAGCGTTCTGGCCAGTTCAACTTCAATGGTTCGACTGATGTCGGGATCGCAATCGGTGACCCCTACACGCAGTTCCTGCTCGGTTACCCGGACTATACGGTGCTCGCCGATGTTACGAATCCGAACATGGATGGTCTGGGCTACTCCTACGCATGGTTCGCGCAGGACGATTGGAAGATAACGCCCAAGCTCACGTTGAACTTCGGATTCCGTTATGAGTTGCATCCACCGTTGAAGGAGATTCACTACGATACCGCTGCGTTCGATCCTAATTACGTGAATGGGGCTACACATGGTGCCGTGGTTGTTCCGAATGCACAGGCGCTTACCTATACCGACACTCTTTTTGCGCAGTCGATCGCACCTACGCCAATCCTTACCGCCGCACAGGATAATCTTCCGGAGAAGCTGCGCTACACAGCGTTCAACGACATTGGGCCACGCATTGGCTTTGCGTGGCGACCGTTTGCGAAGACGGTGATCCGCGGGGGATGGGGACGTTTTATCGAATCTCCGCTTGGCTTCTCGTTGGTTTCAGGATGGAGCGTCCATGCGAGCTTTGTGCCGTATTACTACAATGACTACGACAATAACGGAGTACCGCTCTTGTCGTTCCCTAGCCCATTTCCGACAGATCGAGCGACGGCTGGGGCGGCAAGTTTCTACTATGCCTTTCCTATCCACTATAAAGACCCATCTGTACAGCAGTGGAACCTGACTTATGAGCGCGATCTCGGCTTCAGTACAGGTCTTCGGCTTTCCTACACGGGCTCGCATGGCTCGAATCTTGAGACGATGGAAGATCTGAATCAGGTACCTGCCAACAGCGTCGGCTACTACGATACGGGTACTCCCGGCACTCCCGGCTATATCCATGGCGTCTATGATTCCCGGCCGTACACCGACTGGCAGGTTCTGCAAAGTGTCTATAACAGTGCAGAGAGCAACTACAACTCTTTCTCTGCGGTCGTCGAGAAGCAACCGTCCAAGGGGCTTCAATTCCAGAGCTCGTATGTCTACACGCGTGATCTATCAAACGAAGGGGGTGCTGCACCTACGAGCTTAGTAGGGGCAGGCGGCAACTTTCTGACGGATCGATTTCATCCTGGTCTTGACTACGGCAATGTTATTTACGACCGGCGTCATCGCTTCCTGACGACGGGGCTGTACGACCTACCCCTGGGCCACAACAAGACGTTCGTTGCGAACGGCGGACGGTTCATGGAAGGCCTGGTGAGCGGCTGGCAGGTTGGCGGCGTCTTCATCTGGCAGAGCGGCCCCTTCCTGACTCCCTATGAGCAGTCCGATGATCCGGCGGGTACGAATATGGTCAATGTGGTCGGCTTTACACGACCCGACCGTGTAGCGCATACGTCGTTTTATGCGCACGGCAGCCAAGGCAGGTATCCGCTGTTTCTGAATGCCGCGGCTTTCACGCTCCCGGGCAGCAACATCGGACGGTTTGGTAATTCAACTGTGGGCAGTGTGGTCGGGCCGGGGACTGTGGCGCTCTCCTCGTCGGTCATCAAGGGGGTGAATCTCTCCGAGACGTTGAAGCTGCAATTTGGCATCTCAGCCGCCAATCTGTTCAATCATCGCAACTATGCCCCGCCAAACATGCAGGTCGATACCAGCTCGTATGGAGAGAGCTCTGAGCTTCAGAGCGCAGAGGGTACTGGACCGAGGAATGTACAGATCACGGCTCGGCTTAGTTTTTGA